Genomic DNA from Lysobacterales bacterium:
CCATGACGGGCACGCAGGTACAGCCCGACGAGAACTACCAGCCTGAAGACGGGTGCGAATGACCATCATTACCGACAAGATTGGGCTCGATCGTCCGGCCGCAGCAACGGCGCTGGAGTGCGACTTCCCGCTGGTCGAGATCAGCCAGATCGCCGAGCAAGAAAGCTGGCGAAAGGAGATCAATCGGCCGATTTACCACATTCATAAGTGGTGGGCGACCCGGCTCGGATCGGTGTTTCGTGGCATCGTCCTTGGTGCATTGAGCCAGCCTGGCACAGACACATGGGCGCAGTTCTACAAGACGCACGACCTGGCAGGTAAGGTGGTGCTCGACCCCTTCATGGGCAGTGGCACGACGCTCGGCGAGGCCGTCAAGCTAGGCGCCAAGGCTGTCGGCTGTGACATCAATCCGGTCAGTACCTTTCTCGTGCGCCAGGCGTTTACGCCGGTGTCTGAGGCCGAACTGCGCGCCGCTTTCGAGCGACTGGAGCGCGATGTGGCGCCGGAGATTAGACGCTACTATCAGACGCGTGATCCCCTGACGGGCGAGCTGATCCAAGTTCTGTACTACTTCTGGGTGAAGACGGTGACGACGCCTGAGGGAGAGGTCGTACCCTTGCTGTCGCGCTATGTGTTTTCGCAGGACGCCTACCCGAAGAAAAAGCCGCGAGCGCAGATTGTGTGCCCTGGCTGCTGGAGCGTACTGGAGGATCGCTATGATGCGACCGCCACGCGTTGCCAGCACTGCGGCCACGAATTCAATCCGCAGGATGGCCCGGCCGCAGGCCAGTACATCACTGCCAAGAACGGCCACCGTTATCGCATTAAGGAGCTGCTGCCCAAAGATGGCACGCCACCCGCTCATCGCATGTACGCGATGATGGCCTTGCGGGCCGACGGGTCAAAAGTTTATTTGCCAGTGCGGGATGAGGACTTGGCCCTCTACGAAGAAGCCCAGGAACGCCTTGCAGCCGAGGCGCTGCCACTGCCGGAAACCTCTGTTCGGCCAGGTCACAACACCGACCAGGCACGGGGCTACAACTACACCCAATGGCGCGAGTTCTTCAATGCGCGTCAACTGTTGTGTCTCGGCCTGCTGCTGCGGGAAATTCTGACCATCGACGACCTGGCCATCCAAGAGCAGATGCTGTGCTTGTTTTCCAGCACCTTGGAGTTCAATAACCTGTTTTGCAGCTTCAAGGGGGAGGGAACAGGTGCTGTGCGGCACATGTTCTCGAACCACATCCTTAAGCCGGAGCGTACTCCGCTGGAGAACTCCGTGTGGGGGACCGGCAAGAGCAGTGGAACCTTCAGCACGCTCTTCGAATCTCGCTTGTTGCGGGCGAAGCGCTACCTCGATGAACCGTTCGAGATCGCGTTGAACCACGACCAGGACGGTAACCGTGTAGGCTCGCGCAAGACGGTGGCTAGCCATCCAATCCGTGCCCGTCGCGTCGAAACTTGGCAGGAATTGGTGACCTCAGATCATGGTCTCATGATCCTTAATGGTGACAGTTCCAAGCTCCCGCTTCCTGCTGGTTCAGTAGATGCCGTCGTGACTGATCCGCCTTACTTCGACTTCGTACATTACTCGGAGTTGAGTGATTTCTTCTTTGCGTGGCTTTCCCCTGCGCTGCGGCGGCGTTATCCCTGGATGGCCCGCGAGGACTCGTCTGACCAGGGCGAGGTGCAACACAAAGATCCGCGCGTGTTCACCCGGCAGCTTGCATCGGTTTTTACCGAGGCATGCCGTGTGCTCAAAGATGATGGGGTGTTGGCGTTCAGCTTCCACCACTCGCGTGCAGAGGGTTGGGCGGCCATCTACGAAGCGATCAATAAGTCAGGTCTGGCCGTGGTCGCCGCGCATCCAGTCCATGCTGAGTTGCGCGCAGCGAGTCCCAAGACGGCGGCCAAAGACCCGATCAGCCTTGATGCGATCCTAGTGTGTCGCAAGAAAGCGTTTGCTCTGCATCAGTCGCCCGCCCTTCAAGATGTTTGCCGGGTCGTTGATATGCTGGCCGAGCGGCTACAAGCCGCTGGACTTCGTATCTCGGCGGGCGACCGCTTCGTGATTGGAGCGGCGCAGACCTTGATTGCGCGAGCCGCTGATGACCTGGGATTCGACGAAATCAAGGTTGATCTGGAGGCAGTCCGGCAGGTTGTTGGCCCAAAGGCTAGAGATGCGAGTGACGCGCAGGAGATTACCGGCGCTGGGCTGGCGACGGTGTGAGGCAAGCGGATGTCAGACCTCAGCGGAAGTGAACGTCGGAAGTTGGAAAAGCTGCTTGGCATGGGCGGCGGGTACGTCCTCAACTTCTCCGACCGCACCTTCGGCGATTTCTTTGACGAGTATCGGGTGGAGATTGACGCCGAGCGCTACCGTGCCCGGGGAACATCCAAAGCCAATCGCATGCGCACACATTGGGAGCTGGACGCAAACCATGTTGTCGGTCGCGTCATCGGTGGCCTAATCGACTACGCCGCCGACGAGAGCTGCTTCGGCGATAGCAATCCGGTGTTGATCGAGGACTGCCGGAAGATCGCACAACGCTTGCTCAGCGACCAGCCCGTAGCCGAGTTGGACGCGCTGGCAGCGACCGCCGACGAGCGCGACTTCGAGGTGGTGGCAGAGCATGTCCGCGAAGCCATCGAGAAGAACCAGCCGGAAGGTGCGCTGGATCGGCTGCATACCTTCGTCATCAAGTTCGTGCGCATCGCCTGTGAGCCTCATGGCATCGAGGTCAACCGCGACAAGCCGCTGCACAGCGTGTTCGGCGAGTACGTGCGCGCCCTGCGCGACGGTGGTTACCTCGAATCGGCCATGACCGAGCGCATTTTGAAATCTTCAATTTCAGTGCTAGAGGCGTTCAATGATGTGCGCAACAACAAAAGCCTCGCGCATGACAATCCGATCCTCAATTACGAGGAAAGCCTGTTGATCTTTAATCATGTCGCAGCCTCGATCCGGTTTATCAAATCGCTGGAGGCCAAGATCAAGGCCAAGGCGGCGGCTACAAGAGCAGTCAGTGTGTGGGATGACAGCATTCCGTTCTGACCCAGAAGGCTGCTAGGGAGAAAGTATGAAACAACATGACGAAAACGATCCATTCTTTCTCACCGAAGAGGTTGAGGCCGAGATGATCGCCGCCGGCTACGCTTTCGAGCCACCGCCCATTGCCTGCACGGGGCGTCTGCGTGACGTGCTAGAGCGTATGAGCGATGCCGAGCTGGCATTGCAGCCGGGCGAGATCGCCGACCAAGAGCGCAAGCACCGGCAGAGCGCGCAGTCCTCACTCTACGGATCCAATGGGTAAAGTAATGAGAGCGGAGGAGACATCGGTAGACGAGACGGAATTGGCTGCGCAGCTTCGCACATGCGGTTTGGTTCGTACGGTTGCGGATCGTGGGTATCGTCGCTTGGATGACAGCCATTCTGCATTGCTTGAGACTCTTGCAACAATATTGAACGCTACTGATGCGCCACCGATTGATCTTCATATCGAAGAAGCGCTGGCGGAGTTGGAGGGGCCACGCTTCTTCTTTGTTCAGCATGTTCTATGCGATCTGATACCCCTTCTGAACGTAGATCAGGATGTCCTTCTTGCCTTCATCACGCGCCTGCTTGATGCGGGCGGCAACGACTTGGCTGCAGGCACCCCTAGTACTGCTTTTGGAGAATGGACGAAGAAGAACCCAGCCAGAGCTTCCAAGGTCTACGGTGCCGCACGCGCCGGCGATAACCTGGCTCTGCGTCAACTATTCACGGTTCTCGTAATGAACGCCGATATCGAAGAAGGCCTCATTTTCGCGCAGGCTCATGAGAGGGAGGCGAAGCTCGCTGCCCTCTCAGCTTTGGGGGCTATGGAACTGGGTGAACGCTACGGTGAGGTACTCGACATCCTGCTCCAAGGAGCGTCCAGCAATGACGAAGACATCGCACTCCGGTCCCTCGAAGCGGGCTATCGAGCTGCTGCACAGCGAAAAACACTTGCACCAGCCGGCTTTGACGAACAACTTGATCGGGTCTTTCAGACGAGGAGTCCCTTCTCGATCCACTTGGCAGTGGACCTGCTGTGGCGTCACTGGGTCGGTCTCACAGAAAACGCTATGAACCTGTGCCTTGATGCCGCTGCGGATGTTGACCCTGAGAGTGCAGGAACGATTTCACATCTCGACCATGCAGCATATCAGCTCGTGGGTGCCGGGCATGCTGAAAAAGTAATTTGTCTGCTTAGTGAGTTATTTGATCGCTCAAAGGGTCAGATTACGCTAGACGCGTTCCAGAGTGCCTACCACGCGTTGCAAAATTCCGGCTCAGAGGTGCTGGGTAGCGCAGTTGTGTACTGGCTGCTGAACGGGAGTACGCATACCCACAAATGCCTGGCTAGCGAAGTTTGCGGTGTCGGAAATGACGATCCTCCTTTCTCCGTTCCCACGTCATCTCTTCCATTGGAGCCATCGGATCAACTATATCTTTGCCACAAGGCCGTCGGGTGGTTCTTCATTGATCCAGTGGTCGCAGTTGTCATTCCGTTAGCGGTACTTCGCGATGGGTCTTCAGATATCAAAAATGATGTCCTCGATCTGATCTATCACCCCTTACTCGTGAGCTATGGGGGCAAGTTGAAGGACTATCTTGAGCGTTACGTCGAGAGTATTCCGGACCTTGCTGAATTGCTCACACGAAAGGCAGCACTTCAGGATGCGATGGAAGGTATTGAGCGTTTAGTTGAGCTGCACCCAAGTGAAATGCAGCGCGAGGCGGCACATGTCCAATGGCACGGACAGATGGAGCGGGGCATGGAGCAGGGGCGCCGGAGATCTATTTTTGAGGATCTCTTCGCCAAACAATACATCCTGTATGGCCGAACGTCGTTGACGCCGATCCACACTGGAGAGGGCACCACACATCTCACCGAGACTCCGATGCATTCGTTCTCGATCTCGTCCGAGTTGCCCATCCTCGACATCGTTGACCCAGTTGGACTCGATCAGATGCTTCTCCACTTCAAGCTTGAGCAGCGAGAACAGAGATGAAACTTGTCGTGATGCACTATCTGCGCTCGCTACGCGAGCGTGACGAACTCGACGCTATTCTGCCTGATCTTTTGGCTGAGAGTGGTTTCGAAGTTCTAACTCGTCCTCGTCGTGGCACACGGCAAGCTGGTGTTGACGTAGCGGCAGTCGGCCCCAACCCGGATCGTGATGGCACTCGAAGTCTGTTCCTATTCACGATCAAGTCCGGTGATTTGACACGAGAGCATTGGGATACCGGCCAGCAGGCCGTGCGTCCGTCGCTAAATGAGGTTTTGGATGACTATATTCCGAACCGTATTCCGCCCCATTTTTCGGGTCTGCCCGTCGTTATATGCGTTTGTATGGGCGGTGAGATGCGTGAGGATGTTCGGGCACAGTGGAGCGGTTACTGTCGGGCGAACGAGAAAGCCGACATCCACTTTGCCGAATGGAACGGGGATCGCCTTTCAGATTTAATTCTGAGTGGCATGTTGCGTGCTGAGTTAATAGAGAGTGAAAACAGGGGGCTGTTTCAGAAAGCGCTAGCGATGCTTGATCAGCCCGACGTTGCTTATCGGCATTTCCGTCACTTGCTCAATGCCATCTTTATTAAGCCGAAGAACCAGACAGAGCGCACGCGCCAGTTACGCAAGGCCTACCTGTGCCTTTGGATACTCTTTGTTTGGGCTCGCGATGCCGGTAACCTTGAGGCCGCGTATCGAGCATCCGAGTTGGTGCTGCTACGCAGTTGGCCC
This window encodes:
- a CDS encoding abortive infection family protein — encoded protein: MSDLSGSERRKLEKLLGMGGGYVLNFSDRTFGDFFDEYRVEIDAERYRARGTSKANRMRTHWELDANHVVGRVIGGLIDYAADESCFGDSNPVLIEDCRKIAQRLLSDQPVAELDALAATADERDFEVVAEHVREAIEKNQPEGALDRLHTFVIKFVRIACEPHGIEVNRDKPLHSVFGEYVRALRDGGYLESAMTERILKSSISVLEAFNDVRNNKSLAHDNPILNYEESLLIFNHVAASIRFIKSLEAKIKAKAAATRAVSVWDDSIPF